The genomic stretch GCGGCCAGATCGGTTTGCTCGCTGAGATCGTCTTTCAGGTTGTACAGTTCCACATGGTTATCCTCGAAAAACTCGATAAGCTTCCAGTCGCCTTCCCGGATGGCGCTGTAAGGAGTGGCGCCGCCGGGATGATAGTGCGGGTAATGCCAATAGAGCGTATCCCGTTTCAAGCTGCCAGTGCCTTTGAGCAACGGAACCAGGCTTTCGCCATCAATGATTTTCCCAGCCGGCGGCTTCACCCCGGCCAGCTCCAGCAGGGTGGGGAAATAATCCACACTGATGATGGGGGTCTCGATGATGGAGCCGGGCTTGGTGACGCCGGGCCATTTGATCAGGCTGACGACCCGCACGCCACCTTCATACGTGGACCCTTTCCCAGCACGCAGTGGCACATTGGAGGTGACCCGATTCAGCACCAACCCGCCGTTATCGGAGGTGAAGACGATAACCGTGCGGTCTTCCAGGTTTAATTCAGCGAGTTTTTTTAAGACGCGGCCCACACTGTCATCCACGCTCTCCACCAGGCCGGCGTATTTGGGAGTGGACTGGGCCTGGTCAGGTTGGATTTTGGCCGTGTACTTTTCCACGACTTCTTTTTTGGCCATCAAGGGCGTGTGTACGGCATGATGCGGCAGATAAAGGAAAAACGGACGGGCTTGGTTGGCCTCTATGAATTTGCAGGCCTCGGCAGATTCGCGGTCGGTGAGAAACTCGCCCACCGGTCCATCGGGAAGCGTGGGGATTTTGTAGGGGGAAAAATAGCTGGGCGGCTGCCCTTTGTCGCAGCCGCCAATATTTTTCCTCACCCAGGTGCCATTTGCCAATGCTAATAGTGGCGTAGCCAGCGGGCTTCAGCGCTTCCGCAAGGGTGACCTCGTCCAGCGGCAGGTACATCGTCCAATCCGGCACGCGCAGTTTGGCCTTGGGATAGACGTGGCCCTTGATCCAGTCGGTGATGTGCAAGCGAGCGGGATACCGGCCGGTGAGAATCGCCGCGCGGGTGGGAGAGCAAACCGTGCAGGCGGAATAAGCCTGGGTGAATTTCGCGCTTTGCGAGGCCAGGCGGTCCAGGTTGGGCGTCTCATAAAATTTGCTGCCATAGCAGGCGAGATCAGTCCACCCCAAATCATCCGCCAGGATGAAGACGAAATTCAAAGGGCGACTGGCTGCGTTGAGTGAGAGCAACGATAACAGCAAAGCCAGACACGTGGTGCGCAACGAGGCATTTGTCATGCGTGAAGATTAGGCGGGCCAGGATAATATTCCAGTCAAATCCGAAAAGCGAAGGCCGAAAACTGCAAGTTTTGGATTCTATGCTCCGTTACGTTGCGCCCATGGCCGCCTGCAATTCACGCCGCAAGTCTTCGCTCAGCGTGAGGGCGGGCGTCTCGCCCTGGATAAATAAAATACCACTGAGGCGCGCCAATTGCCGCAAGATCACCGGTGGTTCAAGTTGCGGGAACGCTTCCACAATCTCCGCCAAGGGAACCCGTTTGTTAAAACCCATGAGCAGGACCACGATATCCGCGCAGGCGCTGACATCCACCGCCTGCAAGCGCGGGCGGCAGCGGTGCGCGTATTGGGCGGTGGCCGCCACGTGCGGTCCGAGGAAAAGACCCAGGGCCAGGTATTTTAGCGGGCCAATGAAGGCGGGCGGGGCAAAATATTCCGGGCTCATCAATACCTGCCCAAACTGTACCGGCAAATAAATATCCAGCGGGGCGGTGCCGCCTTTGAGCGGGATGGTCAACTCCGTGGAATACGTTCGGCGGCGGCGGAAGTGCAGGTAAAACAGCGCCATCACGGCGGCGGCAGAGAGCGCCATCCGGAACCAATGCCGCGATTCCATGAACGTGCCGAGCGCGGCGCTCCAAAACAGGTAAATGAACCAGAAGGTGAAAAAGACCACGCCGACGGCGGCGGCACCCAACAGCCACGTGGCCAGCCAGTGGGATTGGAGTTCCTCCTGCACTTTGTTGGCCAAAACGGCCTCCACTTTGGTGCGGAACTCCAAGGTCGTGGGCGCGAGTGGCGCGGGATACAGCGAGGCAGGGATGGCCGCCGGTTCCGGCTGGGTGCCTGGTTTCGGGGGTGGATCGGCTGGGGCGGTTTGCTCGGGCGGCTTGGGCGCGGCCGTCCGGGCTTTTAATTGCAACTTGTTGAATTTATATTCGCCAGCCATGGGAGCGGACTCCTAGTCGCTGTCTTTATCCCGCATGCGAAAGGCCAGACTGCGGCGGATATCCTCGCGGTTTTTGGCGTCGTAGAATTCCACCGGGTTGAAATCATCGGTCAATATTCGCCCGTGACCCGGTTGGGTCTCCGCTACAGTGCGGTAGGCGGCTTCGGTTTGGATGATCGCGGCATCATGCACTTGGGTTAGATCAGGTTGGCGCACAAACTCCAACGGCTTGCGATCCGACGCAACGAACAGCACATTGCCGTGGGTTGAGGTGTGTATCTTGACCGAGGCGAATACGCTTTGCAGGGTCCGCTCCAGTGAAGCGGTGAAAAAGTCGTTGCCGGGGGTCAAGTCACCGAAGGAATTAATGACCAGCGTGCCGTTCGGGTTCAACACCTGTTTCATGGCTTGAAAGGCCTCGCGGGTCATGAGGTGCGAGGGGGAGGAATCGCCCAGAAAGGCATCCAGTACGACGGCATCGTAACGGTTCGTGCAGCGGTTCAAGTACGGCCGGCCGTCCTCGATCAGGATGTGCAATTTGTCCGGTTCCAGGTTGAAGTGGCGCTGCGCAACGCCCACCATGGCGGGATTGATTTCCACCACATCCACGGACACGCCGTCTTTGGCGAGCGCCATGGGGACAATGCCGACCCCTAGGCCAATGCACAGCGCCCGTTCGAGCTTGGGCGTGTAGGTGCGCGCCAACCCGTGCAACATGTAGGTGAACATGGACAGGCTTTGCTTGCGCATCGGATCATACGTGTTTTGCGTCAAAAAATCATTCAGGTAATAGCGGACCAATTGATTGGTATGCTGGATTACGATCATCTCGCCAAAATTGGAATTGCGCCGTTCCAGCTCCTCGAAATTGGGAATTTCCACCCGGACATCATGATGCACCCCGGCGAATCCGGTCGCCAACCCGGCAAACAAACCGACAACGACCAACGCTTTCGCCAAGGACTTCGCCGGCTGTGGACGAACCCCAAACCAATACAGCACTACCACCGTCATCAGCGTTATGGCCGTGAGATACATCGTCATCGAATTGGGCAGGTGCGGGATGAGCACGTAGCCGATCAGGAGCGTGCCGCCCACGCTCCCCAAAGTGCTGATCGCCGAGAGGCGGCCAACCATGCCGCCCACCGAATCCACCGACCGGGTAAAGTTGCGGACGAGGAACGGCCCAACTGTGGCGAGCAGAGTGAGCGGCACAAAAAACAGGAATAGAGCGGCGAGCAGCGAACCGACCGCCAACCGGAATTCCAGGCACGCATACGCCACGGAACGACATAGCGGCACGGTGGCGCAGAGATAGATCGCTCCGCCAAGAATGCAGACATACATGCGATCCAAGCCCGGCGACCGATCCGCCAGCCAACCGCCCAGGTAGTAACCGGTGGCCAGCGCCACCAGCGTCACCGTGATTTGGGCCGTCCAGACAAAATGCGACGTGCCGACATAAGGCGAAAGCATTTTTGCCCCCAGAATTTCCACGATCAGGATAGCCGCGCCGGTGAGCGCGGAGGTCAAGTAGAGGAAACGGCGCAGGTTGGCTGGCAACGTTTGCACCGCGGCGGGGGTGGGCGCCGCTGGTAGCGGTTGAATTACAGGTACAGTTTTCACGTGCCCCCTGTTGTAAGCCGGGAAGGCTGGGGGTGCAAACTTAAACCGATGGCGATCCGAGGAGCCTGCAAGCTGGGTTGGCTCACCCCAAGTTTTGGACTGGTCGCCACGATTTTAGTCCCGGGGCTGGGATTGAGCCGGCGCGTTCGCATTGTTCGGAGCGTGAATCCATGCTTGACGATCTGGCGGGCTCGGATAAGTTGTTTGCATGTTAGCCGAAGCTGCAACGTTGCGCCAGTCGCCTGGGGCCAGGTGACTGCAAGTCTGTTATCCTGAAACCATGATAGAATAAGAACCAAAACAACCAACACCACCATGAAACGACGCCAATTTCTTTCCACTGTGGCCGGCACTGGAGCCGGATTACTCATTCTCCCGCGAGTCAAACTCTTTGGGGCCGATGCACCCAGCAACAAACTTAATATCGGGTTGATCGGCACTTGGGGCCGAGGCGAGGCGCACTTCGGCGCCATCCGCAAGGAAAACGTGGTGGCCTTGTGCGATATCAACGCCGAGCATCTGGCCTATGGGGCCAAGAAGCTGGGTGAATCAGCCGCCAACGCCAAGCAGTACGCCGATTGGCGGAAAATGCTGGAGCAAAAGGATCTCCAGGCGGTGGTCTGCTGCAGCCTGGATCATACGCACGCCTTTGTTTCCAATTGGTGCTTGAATCGCGGTCTGCATATTTATTGCGAAAAACCATTGGCCATCAGCGTCGAGGAAGCCCGCGTGGTGCGTGCCAATTACCTGAAGAATAAGAAAAAAGTCGCCACCCAGGTGGGCACCCAGCGCCATGCCATCGAAAATTTCAACCGCGTGCGCGAATTGGTGCTGGACGGCGCGATTGGCGACCTGAAGGAAGTCAGCGCCTGGGGCAACCGCAAGCTCGGACGGCCCGGTTATCCGGCGGGTGCGGGCGAGCCGCCCAGCCACATCAACTGGGATCTGTGGGTCGGCCCATCGCCCATGCATCCTTTCAGCCCGGAGTATTTCAAGGGCGGGTCGGGCATGAACTGTCTGCAATGGAATATGTATTGGGATTTCGGCACCGGCCAGGTCGGCGATATGGGCAGTCACACGATGGATTTGGCATGGAACGCCATGGACGCCACGTTACCCACCAGTGTCGAGGCCAAGGGCGATCCCTTCAACCCGGAGGTCACCCCGGTCCTGCTGCACAGCGAGTTTGAAATGCCGGCCAATAGCTGGCGCAAGGGCATCAAGCTCCACTGGTATCAGGGTGGCGCGATGCCGGAATCGCCGAGCAAATATTTGGACCTGAACAAGATTGACCACGGTGCGCTGTTCGATGGCAGCAAGGGATACCTGGCTTCGGGCTTCAATTCCCGCATCCTCCTGCCCCTCGGGGATAAGGCGGACATGACCTACTACAAGCCGCGCACCAAGGAAACCGTGCTGCCGCCGCTGGGCGATTTCCAGGGCGAATGGATTCGCGCCGCCAAGGGTGATCTGAAGACCACCTGTGATTTCGAATACAGCGGAAACCTGATCGAGACGATGCTGCTGGGTCTGGTGGCTTATCGTGTCGGTAAAAAATTCAAGTACGACGGCGCCACCGGCAAGACGGATTCCCCGGAGGCCGATGCGCTGCTCGCGCGCAAATATCGCGCTGGCTGGACGCTGAATGGTTAAGTCTGCGATTTCCTGGGTACACCAGAGTTCGTAGCCGTCGAGGTAAGGAGACGGACTCTGGGAATTTCGGATTTCGGATTTTAGGTTGTTATGAGAAAGTACACGCTGTTTCGTGGGCTCTTTGATTTGGTACGATACAATTGGTGGGCCATCCTGCTGGTGTTGGTCGGGTTTGCGGTGGCGTACAAGTTTGTGACGCCGCCGCCGCCCCGGGCCATCACCATCGCCACCGGGTCCGAGAAAGGCGGGTACCATCGCTTCGGGATCCAGTTAAAAGCCGCGCTCGAAAAGAAGGGGTTGACGGTGACTTTGCGCCCTTCCGCCGGCACGATCGAAAACCTCAAGCTGCTCTCCGATGACAACTCCGGTGTCAGCGTGGCGTTTGGCCAAGGGGGGGCGGAGCGGTTTTATGATGGCGACAAGGATACCATCTGCGCCCTCGGCAGCTTGTTCTACGAGCCGCTTTGGTTCTTTTACCGCAATGACAGCGGCTTCACCAATATTGCCGATCTCAAGCATCTGAAGGTCGCCATCGGCAAGAAAGGCTCCGGCACCCAGATGTTGTCCGAGGTGTTACTCCGGGAAAACAATATCCCGGAATCTTCCCGCGTGGGTATTGGTTCCACGGAGGCCATCAAAGCCCTTCAGGAAAACCAAGTGCAAGCCATCTTCCTCGTCGCGCCGGTCAATGATCCGATGGATAAAACCAAGCCGCACCCCGATGTGTACCGGCTGATGGCCGATCCCGCCCTGAGCCTGTTCGAGGCCCGCCGCGCCCAGGCCTACATCAGCCGCCTGCCGCACCTTTCCACCGTCATCATCGGCGAGGGTTTGCTCGACTTGGAAAAAAATTATCCGTCCAAAACCCTCACGCTGCTTTCTCCGCTGGCCAACTTGATTTGCCGCGATGACCTGAACGGCGACCTGGCGGTGTTGATTTTGCAAACCTGCCGGGAAATTCAAGAAGAAGGCACCTGGCTCGAAAAACCGGGCACGTTTCCCTCGAAGCTCGGGGTCACCTTCCCGCTCCTGCCGGAAGCCAAACAGTTTCACGAGAAAGGCCCGTCCTTCTTCTACAAGTTTTTTCCGTTCTGGGTTGCCAACCTGGCCAACCGCCTGTGGATCATGGCCATTCCGCTGGTCACCTTGGCCATCCCCTTGGTTAAACTGGCGCTGCCCACC from Verrucomicrobiota bacterium encodes the following:
- a CDS encoding TAXI family TRAP transporter solute-binding subunit, whose amino-acid sequence is MRKYTLFRGLFDLVRYNWWAILLVLVGFAVAYKFVTPPPPRAITIATGSEKGGYHRFGIQLKAALEKKGLTVTLRPSAGTIENLKLLSDDNSGVSVAFGQGGAERFYDGDKDTICALGSLFYEPLWFFYRNDSGFTNIADLKHLKVAIGKKGSGTQMLSEVLLRENNIPESSRVGIGSTEAIKALQENQVQAIFLVAPVNDPMDKTKPHPDVYRLMADPALSLFEARRAQAYISRLPHLSTVIIGEGLLDLEKNYPSKTLTLLSPLANLICRDDLNGDLAVLILQTCREIQEEGTWLEKPGTFPSKLGVTFPLLPEAKQFHEKGPSFFYKFFPFWVANLANRLWIMAIPLVTLAIPLVKLALPTYRWRIRRKIALKYRALMVIDDKISSGNIAQTLDADIVQLAEYEDELAKLTVPIMYASEYYSLRSHVRYLRGRLEEIKLGVKK
- a CDS encoding sulfatase, translated to MRKNIGGCDKGQPPSYFSPYKIPTLPDGPVGEFLTDRESAEACKFIEANQARPFFLYLPHHAVHTPLMAKKEVVEKYTAKIQPDQAQSTPKYAGLVESVDDSVGRVLKKLAELNLEDRTVIVFTSDNGGLVLNRVTSNVPLRAGKGSTYEGGVRVVSLIKWPGVTKPGSIIETPIISVDYFPTLLELAGVKPPAGKIIDGESLVPLLKGTGSLKRDTLYWHYPHYHPGGATPYSAIREGDWKLIEFFEDNHVELYNLKDDLSEQTDLAAKEVTRVAKLKTKINDWRQAVGAQLPSPNPDYDPNFKLKRAQNQRALEKSKGE
- a CDS encoding Gfo/Idh/MocA family oxidoreductase, whose amino-acid sequence is MKRRQFLSTVAGTGAGLLILPRVKLFGADAPSNKLNIGLIGTWGRGEAHFGAIRKENVVALCDINAEHLAYGAKKLGESAANAKQYADWRKMLEQKDLQAVVCCSLDHTHAFVSNWCLNRGLHIYCEKPLAISVEEARVVRANYLKNKKKVATQVGTQRHAIENFNRVRELVLDGAIGDLKEVSAWGNRKLGRPGYPAGAGEPPSHINWDLWVGPSPMHPFSPEYFKGGSGMNCLQWNMYWDFGTGQVGDMGSHTMDLAWNAMDATLPTSVEAKGDPFNPEVTPVLLHSEFEMPANSWRKGIKLHWYQGGAMPESPSKYLDLNKIDHGALFDGSKGYLASGFNSRILLPLGDKADMTYYKPRTKETVLPPLGDFQGEWIRAAKGDLKTTCDFEYSGNLIETMLLGLVAYRVGKKFKYDGATGKTDSPEADALLARKYRAGWTLNG
- a CDS encoding fused MFS/spermidine synthase, whose amino-acid sequence is MKTVPVIQPLPAAPTPAAVQTLPANLRRFLYLTSALTGAAILIVEILGAKMLSPYVGTSHFVWTAQITVTLVALATGYYLGGWLADRSPGLDRMYVCILGGAIYLCATVPLCRSVAYACLEFRLAVGSLLAALFLFFVPLTLLATVGPFLVRNFTRSVDSVGGMVGRLSAISTLGSVGGTLLIGYVLIPHLPNSMTMYLTAITLMTVVVLYWFGVRPQPAKSLAKALVVVGLFAGLATGFAGVHHDVRVEIPNFEELERRNSNFGEMIVIQHTNQLVRYYLNDFLTQNTYDPMRKQSLSMFTYMLHGLARTYTPKLERALCIGLGVGIVPMALAKDGVSVDVVEINPAMVGVAQRHFNLEPDKLHILIEDGRPYLNRCTNRYDAVVLDAFLGDSSPSHLMTREAFQAMKQVLNPNGTLVINSFGDLTPGNDFFTASLERTLQSVFASVKIHTSTHGNVLFVASDRKPLEFVRQPDLTQVHDAAIIQTEAAYRTVAETQPGHGRILTDDFNPVEFYDAKNREDIRRSLAFRMRDKDSD